Proteins co-encoded in one Methanosarcinales archaeon Met12 genomic window:
- a CDS encoding translation initiation factor IF-2 subunit beta: MGDYEAFLDRALKQAPATKTDMARFVIPAPKILLEGRMTILDNFKEIVDVLNRDADHLIKYLLREIGTAGKVEGNRTIFQGRFSADVIKSHIDNYANEYVICSECRLPDTHLVKMNRVLMLKCDACGGHRPIKKRRAQKATIVKGLEEDKVYEVRVDAVGRKGDGIAKMDKYTIFIPNVKTGDIVKARIKKISGSLAFAELVEHISSGQ; the protein is encoded by the coding sequence TTGGGAGATTATGAGGCATTTTTGGACCGTGCGCTCAAGCAAGCACCAGCTACAAAAACCGATATGGCCCGCTTCGTCATACCTGCACCAAAAATACTGTTAGAGGGCAGGATGACGATCCTCGATAATTTTAAAGAAATAGTTGATGTTCTAAATAGAGATGCAGACCACCTCATAAAATATCTGCTCAGAGAAATCGGTACTGCTGGCAAGGTCGAAGGGAATCGGACGATATTTCAGGGACGTTTTTCAGCAGACGTCATCAAGTCGCACATAGATAATTATGCCAATGAATATGTTATCTGCTCGGAATGCAGGCTACCGGATACGCATCTTGTAAAGATGAACAGGGTATTAATGTTAAAATGCGATGCGTGCGGCGGACATAGGCCCATCAAAAAAAGACGGGCTCAAAAGGCAACTATCGTGAAGGGACTGGAAGAGGACAAGGTCTATGAAGTCCGCGTCGATGCCGTTGGCAGGAAGGGGGACGGCATCGCCAAAATGGATAAATACACGATATTTATACCAAATGTCAAAACTGGAGACATCGTCAAAGCTCGAATTAAGAAAATTTCTGGCAGTCTTGCCTTTGCAGAGCTAGTCGAGCACATCTCGTCCGGCCAATAG
- a CDS encoding PRC-barrel domain-containing protein: protein MSIELSTNKAYNYLKSRLFPWNFLLEPVDDSAIEHYMKLAIPRAVGLLRNNLDVEKVIADEVRKIANDFLIDPGNEHARNIHGKFADAYPFAYAQCLVYAMLCWRKGEFSGLGEATDIKVPMDLIGMSMTSLNNKERLIQRLMHQYKDEMIRGVLVKDILNRQIVFGDGTPLGTVCNVTFDTDTGYLHDMVVELEDGIDPSKFKKIEGETYVQIPIHSVRLSNIYNDCIIHDNSKIHLYKEY from the coding sequence ATGTCGATAGAACTAAGCACAAATAAGGCATACAATTATCTCAAATCGCGGCTATTTCCCTGGAATTTTCTTCTGGAGCCGGTTGATGACTCGGCAATCGAGCACTATATGAAACTGGCAATTCCAAGAGCAGTTGGCTTATTGAGAAATAATCTGGATGTGGAAAAGGTTATCGCAGACGAGGTGCGAAAGATAGCAAACGATTTTCTCATCGACCCAGGGAATGAGCATGCTCGAAATATTCACGGCAAATTTGCAGATGCCTATCCGTTCGCTTATGCGCAATGTCTGGTCTATGCGATGCTGTGCTGGCGCAAAGGCGAATTTTCAGGTCTGGGAGAGGCAACCGACATCAAGGTGCCCATGGACTTAATTGGCATGAGCATGACATCTCTTAACAACAAGGAGAGATTGATTCAGCGCCTAATGCACCAATATAAGGACGAGATGATTCGCGGGGTGCTGGTGAAGGATATATTGAATCGGCAAATTGTGTTTGGTGACGGCACACCTCTTGGAACCGTATGCAACGTCACCTTTGATACCGACACTGGTTATCTGCACGACATGGTAGTTGAACTGGAGGATGGAATCGACCCGTCAAAGTTTAAGAAGATAGAGGGGGAAACCTACGTGCAGATACCGATTCACTCGGTCAGGCTATCCAATATTTATAATGACTGTATAATCCATGACAACTCCAAAATACATTTATATAAGGAATATTAG
- a CDS encoding tubulin/FtsZ family protein — MKFFLIGFGQAGGKVVDLFVEYDKRTGQNSIARSLAINTAKSDLMGLKNIPMEDRLLVGQSIVKGHGVGADNETGAKIATDEIYTIQSAIDKRGTHQVDGFLIVAGLGGGTGSGGAPVLARRLKTLYNEPVYGLGFLPAREEGGLYSLNAARSFMTLVKEVDNLFLFDNDLWKKEGETLEDAYNHMNDEIVRRFGVLISAGERTKRGDVGQLVVDASEIINTLKGGGISVIGYASEEVQSHSRGFLAKLFRRRKATINTLDATTRIMSLVRRAVMGRLTVQCDIRTAEKALVLMAGAPDELNKKGMDKAKVFVEDLIDGTEVRGGDYPIPGSKHVAVVVLLSGISDIPRIKELQRIAIEAQDNIEGLVAKSGKKYDELMDTDDSLKPLF, encoded by the coding sequence ATGAAATTTTTCCTAATTGGTTTTGGACAAGCAGGGGGCAAAGTGGTAGACCTTTTTGTGGAGTATGACAAGAGAACCGGTCAAAACAGCATCGCACGTTCTCTTGCCATTAACACCGCCAAGTCAGACCTCATGGGCCTGAAGAACATACCGATGGAGGACCGCCTGTTGGTAGGACAGTCGATTGTAAAGGGTCACGGCGTCGGCGCTGATAATGAAACGGGCGCAAAAATAGCTACGGATGAAATTTATACGATACAGAGCGCAATCGATAAACGGGGTACCCATCAGGTCGATGGCTTCCTGATCGTTGCAGGCCTGGGAGGGGGGACAGGGTCTGGAGGGGCGCCCGTCCTGGCACGCAGGTTGAAGACCCTGTACAACGAACCAGTATATGGTCTGGGATTTCTGCCTGCAAGAGAAGAGGGAGGATTATATTCATTGAATGCGGCTCGAAGTTTCATGACGCTGGTTAAAGAGGTGGATAATCTATTTCTATTCGACAACGACCTCTGGAAGAAAGAGGGAGAAACACTTGAGGATGCATACAATCATATGAACGATGAAATCGTGAGGAGATTCGGCGTTTTGATAAGTGCCGGCGAGCGGACCAAAAGAGGAGATGTAGGCCAGTTGGTCGTGGACGCATCCGAGATCATCAATACGTTGAAAGGAGGGGGCATTTCCGTTATAGGTTATGCAAGTGAAGAAGTGCAATCACACTCACGCGGCTTCCTTGCCAAACTGTTCCGAAGACGCAAGGCAACCATAAATACGTTGGATGCCACCACCAGGATCATGTCGCTGGTGCGAAGGGCGGTGATGGGCCGGCTGACGGTGCAGTGTGATATCAGAACTGCGGAAAAGGCGCTCGTGTTGATGGCAGGTGCGCCAGACGAACTGAATAAGAAGGGAATGGACAAGGCAAAAGTATTTGTCGAGGATTTGATAGATGGCACAGAGGTCCGTGGAGGAGATTATCCGATTCCAGGAAGTAAACACGTAGCAGTAGTGGTGCTCCTATCAGGCATATCCGACATACCCAGAATCAAGGAGTTGCAGCGCATAGCAATCGAGGCACAGGACAATATAGAGGGGCTCGTCGCCAAGAGCGGTAAGAAGTACGACGAACTGATGGACACGGACGACTCCCTCAAGCCGTTATTCTGA
- a CDS encoding PIN domain-containing protein translates to MRLFVDTNIFLSILNEEENYHAAKMVLENIHKGKHVGFTSVICIAEILSGFQSSREIEKGEKFLIDIMSINNFTIIDVDISIAKEASTIRAKYKVRLPDAIIVSTCKVRRCALVTRDEEFKRITEIEVKSPEEVC, encoded by the coding sequence ATGAGGTTGTTTGTAGACACCAACATCTTCCTGAGCATTCTAAACGAAGAAGAAAATTATCACGCAGCGAAGATGGTACTCGAAAACATTCATAAAGGAAAACATGTTGGCTTCACTTCTGTGATATGTATAGCGGAAATCTTAAGCGGGTTCCAATCGAGCAGGGAGATTGAAAAAGGGGAAAAGTTTCTCATAGACATAATGAGCATTAACAACTTCACAATCATCGATGTGGATATATCCATCGCGAAAGAAGCATCGACGATCAGAGCCAAATATAAGGTGAGACTTCCAGATGCGATTATCGTCTCCACATGCAAAGTTCGGAGATGTGCCCTAGTTACAAGGGATGAAGAGTTTAAAAGAATAACGGAAATCGAGGTAAAGTCGCCTGAGGAAGTATGCTAA
- the ileS gene encoding isoleucine--tRNA ligase, with product MKEEVAGQYDSHKVEERVIRQWNEAEAYKRTREHRKGSQRFYFVDGPPYTTGAIHLGTAWNKIIKDVVLRFKSMKGFDVLDRAGWDMHGLPIEVKVEEHLGFKTKKDIEAYGSDRFIDECKRFALQNKEQMTAQFKRLGAWLDWDDPYMTIDDGYIEAAWWTIKQAHKKGLLEGGKRVVNWCSRCETAIADSEVEYWDRTDPSIYVKFPVSRKSKISRLSETPKEFRLVGEDDTHIVIWTTTPWTIPSNIAVAVHSDFKYSKVRAWDENRDEILIMASELVENVLKEGHYQDYEVLETMRGRDLVGLEYENPLSDVVPAQAGFEHKVYLADFVTVENTGCVHIAPGHGMDDFGLGTEHELPIFCPVGPDGRYTAYAGKYVDMYVFDANPQVIEDLDKKGVLLAHGNVTHRYGHCWRCKTPIIYLATEQWFLKVSELKDSMLKEIEKVEWHPRWAGSARFKDWIEGARDWCISRQRYWGIPLPIWICECGSMDVIGTRDELEKRAGDLPDDMELHRPDLDKIRLKCPKCTEDMRRVEDVFDVWFDSAIASWAGLDFPHKSGAFDTWWPADFITEGHDQTRGWFYSQLGASMIAFGRAPYKSVLMHGFTLDDLGRKMSKSMGNVVTPEDVINRYGADTLRFYVLSSNAPWEDLRFIIEDVQNAHRMLNILWNVYRFPLPYMALDNFDPSAVSSESVKSHLRIEDKWVLSKVNSLILEVEDAMARYELHRATRALQNFIVEDLSRWYIRLIRPRMWIEEDDPDKFAAYRTIWAVTDTIVKLMAPFTPFIAEDIYQNVSHEGDVAMRLPTVHMCDWTVADKKSINKTLEAHMDVARRVVEAASNARQKAKRKLRWPVKVIVIAPDNDAVNKAVKSLESVIKEQANTKELIVLEAGEEWEELGLKVVPNPNRIGPEFKGRAGKVIDALKKIDGRVVKRKIARGYELKLPDGEVLITEEMVGFEESVPEHISVAEFSGGRIYVDVELTDELIAEGYAREVIRRIQDMRRELNLDMMDKIDVSMRIQDGRVVGLMSAWRDFISGEVRAESLNMGIDITIKGDLVKKWTIENIEMEFGIGKCEMK from the coding sequence GTGAAGGAAGAAGTGGCAGGACAATATGATTCACACAAGGTAGAAGAACGGGTTATCCGACAGTGGAATGAGGCGGAGGCGTACAAGCGCACGCGAGAACATCGGAAGGGCAGCCAGCGATTTTATTTTGTGGATGGTCCGCCATATACGACGGGAGCCATTCACCTCGGTACCGCATGGAATAAGATCATCAAGGATGTGGTATTGCGCTTTAAATCGATGAAGGGATTTGACGTCCTGGACAGAGCAGGATGGGATATGCACGGCCTCCCCATCGAGGTCAAAGTGGAGGAGCATCTCGGTTTCAAGACGAAAAAGGATATCGAAGCATATGGTTCCGATCGATTTATCGATGAGTGCAAGCGCTTTGCCCTCCAGAATAAGGAACAGATGACAGCGCAGTTTAAGCGACTCGGCGCATGGCTTGACTGGGATGACCCCTACATGACGATTGATGACGGTTACATCGAAGCTGCCTGGTGGACGATAAAACAGGCACACAAAAAGGGACTGCTCGAGGGGGGCAAAAGGGTTGTCAACTGGTGTTCGCGGTGTGAAACCGCTATCGCGGATTCCGAGGTCGAGTACTGGGATCGAACCGACCCCTCGATTTATGTCAAATTTCCAGTAAGTCGGAAATCGAAGATTTCCCGACTGTCTGAAACTCCAAAGGAGTTTCGACTTGTCGGAGAGGACGACACCCACATCGTAATCTGGACGACAACTCCGTGGACAATCCCTTCCAACATAGCGGTTGCGGTGCATTCGGATTTTAAGTATTCAAAGGTGCGTGCATGGGACGAAAACCGGGACGAGATATTGATCATGGCATCAGAACTGGTCGAGAACGTTCTGAAGGAGGGGCACTATCAGGATTACGAGGTTCTCGAAACAATGCGTGGCAGGGACCTGGTCGGGCTTGAGTATGAAAATCCTTTAAGTGATGTCGTTCCAGCGCAGGCAGGCTTTGAGCACAAGGTATATCTTGCCGATTTTGTGACCGTCGAAAATACTGGATGCGTGCACATCGCTCCAGGACATGGTATGGACGACTTTGGATTGGGTACGGAGCACGAACTGCCCATCTTTTGTCCTGTGGGACCTGATGGACGTTATACGGCATATGCAGGCAAGTATGTGGACATGTATGTTTTCGATGCAAACCCGCAGGTCATAGAAGACCTTGATAAAAAAGGCGTGCTGCTGGCGCATGGAAATGTTACGCACAGATACGGCCACTGCTGGCGCTGTAAAACTCCCATTATCTATCTGGCGACGGAGCAGTGGTTCCTCAAGGTCTCGGAGTTGAAGGATTCGATGCTGAAGGAAATCGAGAAGGTCGAATGGCATCCAAGATGGGCAGGCTCTGCCAGGTTTAAGGACTGGATAGAGGGCGCCAGAGATTGGTGCATATCGCGCCAGAGATACTGGGGCATCCCGCTGCCGATATGGATATGCGAGTGCGGTAGCATGGACGTGATCGGAACGCGTGATGAGCTCGAGAAAAGGGCAGGCGACCTTCCTGACGATATGGAACTGCATCGACCAGACCTGGATAAAATCCGTTTAAAATGTCCAAAATGCACCGAGGATATGCGCAGAGTGGAGGACGTTTTCGACGTCTGGTTCGATTCAGCGATTGCTTCATGGGCTGGGCTGGACTTCCCGCACAAATCAGGGGCGTTCGATACATGGTGGCCTGCGGACTTCATCACCGAGGGACATGACCAGACGAGAGGGTGGTTCTATTCGCAGCTTGGCGCATCCATGATAGCGTTTGGCCGGGCGCCCTACAAGAGCGTGTTAATGCACGGCTTCACGCTGGACGACCTCGGCAGGAAGATGTCCAAAAGTATGGGGAATGTGGTGACGCCAGAGGATGTCATCAACAGGTACGGCGCGGATACGCTGCGCTTTTATGTCCTTTCATCAAACGCGCCGTGGGAAGACCTTCGATTTATCATAGAGGATGTCCAGAATGCGCATCGCATGTTGAACATTCTATGGAACGTGTATCGCTTTCCGCTTCCCTATATGGCGCTTGACAATTTCGACCCCTCTGCTGTGTCGTCGGAATCCGTGAAATCACATCTCAGGATTGAGGATAAATGGGTCCTATCAAAGGTTAATTCGCTGATTTTAGAAGTAGAGGATGCGATGGCCAGGTATGAGCTGCACCGAGCGACCAGAGCGCTCCAGAATTTCATAGTGGAGGATTTGTCGCGCTGGTACATCAGATTGATACGCCCGAGGATGTGGATAGAGGAAGATGACCCAGACAAGTTCGCGGCATATCGCACGATATGGGCTGTGACGGATACCATTGTCAAGCTGATGGCGCCCTTTACGCCGTTCATTGCAGAGGACATCTACCAGAACGTGAGTCATGAAGGCGATGTCGCAATGCGGCTGCCTACCGTGCATATGTGCGACTGGACGGTCGCAGACAAAAAGTCGATAAATAAAACTCTTGAAGCGCATATGGATGTCGCACGGAGGGTGGTTGAAGCCGCCTCGAATGCGCGCCAGAAGGCCAAGCGGAAGCTGAGGTGGCCTGTGAAGGTAATCGTGATAGCGCCAGATAACGACGCCGTGAACAAGGCGGTCAAATCACTTGAAAGCGTTATCAAGGAGCAGGCAAATACAAAGGAGCTCATCGTACTCGAGGCGGGAGAGGAGTGGGAGGAGCTCGGACTCAAGGTCGTTCCGAACCCCAATCGCATCGGACCGGAGTTCAAGGGAAGGGCTGGCAAGGTCATCGATGCGCTCAAAAAGATCGATGGCAGGGTAGTAAAAAGGAAAATTGCTAGGGGATACGAACTCAAACTACCTGACGGTGAGGTCCTCATCACCGAGGAGATGGTTGGATTTGAGGAGAGCGTTCCCGAACACATCAGCGTGGCAGAGTTCTCTGGCGGGCGCATATACGTGGATGTCGAGTTGACCGATGAACTCATTGCAGAGGGGTATGCCAGAGAGGTCATCAGACGCATTCAGGACATGCGACGCGAGCTGAACCTCGATATGATGGACAAAATAGACGTGTCCATGAGAATCCAGGATGGGCGAGTGGTTGGTTTAATGAGTGCATGGAGAGATTTCATCTCAGGCGAGGTCAGGGCAGAGAGTCTGAATATGGGCATAGATATCACGATAAAAGGCGATTTGGTAAAGAAATGGACCATAGAAAACATCGAGATGGAGTTTGGGATTGGGAAATGCGAGATGAAATAA
- a CDS encoding DUF4258 domain-containing protein, whose amino-acid sequence MRDEIISRLNNIRHTLHAVEKESLENITAEELEQALKQDFDVIEEHPDDPRGASCLLLCSIHKSPIHVVCAPHEDALIIIIVYRPDLNIWKDDYKQRRSVK is encoded by the coding sequence ATGCGAGATGAAATAATATCACGCCTTAACAACATACGACACACGTTACATGCGGTTGAAAAAGAGTCCCTTGAAAATATCACTGCTGAAGAACTAGAGCAAGCCCTGAAACAAGATTTTGATGTTATCGAGGAACATCCAGATGATCCCAGAGGGGCCAGCTGCCTCTTGCTGTGCTCGATACACAAATCACCCATACATGTAGTATGCGCGCCCCATGAGGATGCATTGATTATCATAATAGTTTATAGGCCAGACTTAAATATATGGAAAGATGACTATAAACAAAGGAGAAGCGTGAAATGA
- a CDS encoding 50S ribosomal protein L16: MVRKPARMYRALKDRAYTRKTYMGGIPGSKIVQFDMGNLTDEFPVSLTLMVMEACQVRDSSLEAARVSANRLLLKEVGRLNYHLKLNVFPHHVLRENKQATGAGADRISDGMRKAFGKAVGTAARVHQRQKIMTLGVHPQHFNIAKDALRRATNKLPTPCRIVVDKGEELIKSKGT, from the coding sequence ATGGTCAGAAAACCAGCAAGAATGTATCGGGCACTTAAGGATCGTGCATACACCCGCAAGACATATATGGGAGGCATTCCAGGGAGCAAGATAGTCCAGTTTGACATGGGCAATCTGACCGATGAATTTCCTGTATCTCTGACGCTGATGGTGATGGAGGCGTGTCAGGTCAGGGATAGCTCTCTCGAGGCGGCGCGCGTCTCTGCAAACCGACTATTACTCAAAGAGGTGGGGCGTTTAAACTACCATCTCAAACTAAATGTGTTTCCTCATCATGTTCTCAGAGAGAATAAACAAGCAACAGGAGCGGGCGCAGATCGAATCTCTGATGGAATGCGAAAGGCCTTTGGCAAGGCAGTTGGGACCGCGGCGCGTGTTCACCAGAGACAAAAGATTATGACACTTGGTGTACATCCGCAGCACTTCAACATTGCAAAGGATGCGCTTAGAAGAGCGACCAATAAACTTCCCACACCGTGTCGAATCGTCGTAGATAAGGGCGAAGAGTTAATCAAATCAAAGGGGACGTAA
- a CDS encoding cofactor-independent phosphoglycerate mutase — MKYLVLVGDGMADLPSKELDGRTPLQVANIPNMDFIANNGRNGIVKTIPDGMSPGSDVAILSILGYDPRVYYTGRGPLEAASMDVVLNRDDVAFRCNLVTVKDEIMVDYSAGHIPTEESRILIKHIDEKLGDEVTKFYPGASYRHLLVLGNGKGKGAKCTPPHDIVDKSIEKYLPRDGGFLKKLMRDSMPILDEHDVNRRRVSAGKSPANMIWLWGQGMAPTMPSFEKLYGISGSVISDVNLVKGIGRCADLNVVNVPGATGYLDTNYEGMADYALSALKNDDFVFLHVEAPDEAGHMGDIRAKIKAIEDFDEKVVGRVLANIYGEYRIMVLSDHSTPISLRTHTADPVPFAIYSTDGGADDIRSFDEASARKGIFLKDGHTLMNMLIY, encoded by the coding sequence ATGAAGTATCTCGTACTCGTTGGAGATGGCATGGCTGATCTACCGTCGAAGGAGTTGGACGGCAGGACTCCTCTGCAGGTAGCCAACATCCCAAACATGGATTTCATCGCAAATAACGGCAGAAACGGAATTGTGAAAACCATACCCGATGGAATGTCCCCAGGTAGTGATGTCGCCATCCTGTCGATTCTCGGTTATGACCCCAGAGTATATTATACGGGCAGGGGTCCATTAGAGGCAGCAAGCATGGATGTAGTTCTAAACCGAGATGATGTGGCGTTCAGATGCAATCTGGTGACGGTGAAGGATGAAATCATGGTCGACTATAGCGCCGGCCATATCCCAACCGAAGAGAGTCGGATTCTGATCAAACATATCGATGAAAAACTGGGGGACGAGGTAACTAAATTTTATCCAGGGGCCAGTTACCGCCACCTGCTGGTGCTCGGCAACGGCAAGGGCAAGGGTGCGAAGTGCACTCCGCCGCACGACATAGTTGACAAATCCATCGAGAAATACCTGCCTCGTGATGGGGGCTTTCTAAAAAAGTTAATGCGCGATTCAATGCCCATCCTTGATGAACACGACGTCAATCGCAGACGCGTGAGCGCTGGCAAAAGTCCAGCGAACATGATATGGCTGTGGGGACAGGGGATGGCGCCGACTATGCCCTCTTTTGAAAAACTATATGGCATAAGTGGCTCTGTGATTTCTGACGTAAATTTAGTAAAAGGCATCGGCAGGTGCGCTGATTTAAACGTCGTAAACGTGCCAGGAGCCACAGGATACCTGGATACCAATTACGAGGGAATGGCAGATTATGCGCTGAGCGCCCTAAAAAATGATGATTTCGTCTTTTTGCATGTGGAAGCGCCCGACGAGGCAGGACATATGGGGGATATCAGAGCCAAAATTAAGGCGATAGAAGATTTTGACGAAAAAGTCGTAGGGCGCGTGTTGGCTAATATCTATGGTGAATACAGGATAATGGTGCTTTCGGACCACTCAACACCGATTTCGCTTAGAACCCATACCGCAGACCCGGTGCCATTCGCCATATACTCGACGGATGGCGGTGCGGATGACATCAGGTCATTTGACGAAGCTTCGGCAAGAAAAGGGATTTTTTTAAAAGATGGTCATACACTGATGAATATGCTCATCTATTAA
- a CDS encoding beta-ribofuranosylaminobenzene 5'-phosphate synthase translates to MIKIRTPSRIHITLIDLNGALGRVDGGIGITLDQPSLILSAEKADGVTVEGDSALCERVRRSAEMIAGGDRGAHITIEEDILSHVGLGSGTQASLAAGMAVNMLYDLGLSVYELAKIVKRGGTSGIGVAAFEQGGFILDGGHKFEEKGFKPSAVSHASPPPVLIRHDFPDWDIVLAIPNLQGASGVREVDIFQRECPIPIREVQAVSHVILMELLPALFEEDLTTFGSAINRIQDIGFKRREIELQPIAREIMDVMLQNGAAGAGMSSFGPLVYGIADQPSGLQDAVKEHLKTSIGGDVMTVRARNTGASIRFI, encoded by the coding sequence ATGATCAAGATCAGGACGCCATCGAGGATACATATCACGCTGATCGACTTAAACGGGGCGCTGGGAAGGGTGGACGGCGGCATTGGCATCACATTAGACCAGCCATCTCTCATCCTCTCTGCAGAAAAAGCCGACGGAGTGACAGTAGAGGGCGACAGCGCCCTGTGCGAACGCGTGAGGAGGAGCGCTGAAATGATAGCAGGTGGAGACAGGGGTGCACATATCACCATCGAGGAGGATATACTCTCACACGTGGGTCTGGGCTCCGGCACCCAGGCATCTCTCGCTGCGGGAATGGCTGTAAATATGTTATACGACCTCGGATTGTCCGTCTATGAGCTGGCGAAGATTGTCAAGAGGGGCGGCACATCTGGCATAGGCGTTGCTGCATTCGAGCAGGGAGGATTTATCCTCGATGGCGGGCACAAATTCGAGGAGAAAGGATTTAAGCCATCAGCAGTTAGTCATGCTTCACCACCTCCAGTGCTGATAAGGCACGATTTTCCAGACTGGGATATCGTGCTGGCCATTCCAAATCTGCAGGGAGCGTCTGGTGTGAGGGAGGTCGACATATTTCAAAGAGAATGTCCGATTCCCATAAGGGAGGTACAAGCCGTCTCGCATGTGATACTCATGGAATTGCTGCCTGCCCTATTTGAGGAGGATTTGACGACCTTCGGGTCCGCGATTAATCGAATCCAAGATATCGGCTTTAAGCGAAGGGAAATCGAGCTCCAGCCGATTGCCAGGGAAATAATGGACGTGATGCTTCAGAACGGCGCAGCAGGCGCTGGGATGAGTTCCTTTGGCCCACTCGTGTATGGAATTGCCGATCAACCCTCTGGACTTCAGGATGCCGTAAAGGAGCATCTGAAAACTAGTATTGGAGGCGACGTCATGACCGTACGTGCAAGAAACACTGGAGCATCAATAAGGTTTATATAA
- a CDS encoding AbrB/MazE/SpoVT family DNA-binding domain-containing protein, whose product MECSKITKKGQVTIPQRMRRLLDIKTGGKVMFEVEGEKIVLKKSPSQPIADLVGLGKGIFGKSMNYQMRIRDEWER is encoded by the coding sequence ATGGAGTGTAGTAAAATCACAAAAAAGGGACAAGTCACCATCCCCCAGCGGATGAGGAGACTACTGGACATCAAGACAGGAGGAAAAGTGATGTTCGAAGTTGAAGGTGAAAAAATCGTGCTGAAAAAATCCCCAAGTCAGCCAATAGCAGACCTCGTTGGGCTGGGAAAGGGCATATTTGGAAAGAGCATGAATTACCAGATGCGGATACGGGATGAGTGGGAGAGGTGA
- a CDS encoding coenzyme F420-0:L-glutamate ligase, giving the protein MTLRIEAFTVTGIPMIQKGDDIGVIISELAQLEHVDIVLIASTIVSKSEGRVLALDDIAPREDANRIAHINQEDPRFVQAVLDESDEMLIEAPFMLTKIKCGHTCVNAGVDRSNVEDGFIVPLPENPDASAKRIKDVIFDRTGKRVGIVITDTCGRPFRIGQTGVAVGCAGVPAMRAWKGKKDLFGRELKATNEAIVDELAGFANLLMGEGNGATPVVIIRGVEWEECEDGVRKLYRLEAEDVIKKALLAGRDVLD; this is encoded by the coding sequence ATGACATTGAGAATCGAGGCATTTACAGTAACTGGAATCCCCATGATACAAAAAGGGGATGATATCGGCGTGATTATATCAGAATTAGCGCAACTGGAGCATGTTGATATAGTGCTAATCGCCTCAACGATCGTATCCAAGTCCGAGGGGCGGGTCCTTGCACTGGATGATATCGCGCCAAGAGAGGATGCCAATCGCATTGCGCATATAAATCAGGAAGACCCAAGATTTGTTCAGGCCGTTCTGGATGAGAGCGATGAGATGTTGATTGAAGCTCCTTTTATGCTGACTAAGATAAAATGCGGACATACCTGCGTGAATGCCGGGGTCGACAGGTCCAATGTCGAAGATGGTTTCATAGTGCCGTTGCCAGAGAATCCTGACGCAAGCGCAAAGAGGATTAAAGACGTCATCTTCGATAGAACTGGAAAGCGCGTTGGCATCGTCATCACGGATACGTGCGGGCGCCCGTTCAGGATTGGACAGACAGGTGTTGCGGTTGGATGCGCAGGAGTTCCTGCCATGAGGGCATGGAAGGGAAAAAAAGACCTGTTTGGCAGGGAACTGAAGGCGACCAACGAAGCCATCGTAGATGAGCTGGCGGGCTTTGCCAATCTGTTGATGGGGGAAGGTAACGGTGCCACCCCTGTTGTGATAATCAGGGGCGTGGAATGGGAAGAGTGTGAGGACGGAGTTCGCAAGCTCTACAGGTTAGAGGCAGAGGACGTGATTAAAAAAGCGCTATTGGCCGGACGAGATGTGCTCGACTAG
- a CDS encoding YgiT-type zinc finger protein: MKTCYSCGGKVEKKLVEVEIRGVSVREMPAEVCTQCGEKYFDTKTATFIQRITSYVSSKRREYLADVLQEASS; encoded by the coding sequence ATGAAGACCTGCTATTCGTGTGGCGGCAAAGTCGAAAAGAAACTCGTCGAAGTTGAGATTAGAGGTGTTTCCGTAAGAGAGATGCCTGCAGAGGTGTGTACGCAGTGCGGCGAGAAGTATTTTGATACTAAGACCGCCACGTTCATTCAAAGGATCACATCATATGTCTCCAGCAAACGAAGAGAATATCTAGCGGATGTACTACAAGAAGCATCGAGTTAG